From the genome of Blautia pseudococcoides, one region includes:
- a CDS encoding ABC transporter permease, with protein MGYLRLYKKYLQIQIQSMMQYKASFCLTAVGQFLVSFNVFLGVYFMFQRFHEVEGFTYSQVLLCFAVTLMEFSLAEAFARGFDTFSSTISNGEFDRIMVRPRNEIFQVLAGRIELTRIGRMLQAVVMFAYGIAKSHVEWTWDKVLTVVFMLLGGTGVFTGIFLIYAAVCFFTIEGLEFMNVLTDGAREYGKYPVAIYGKRVLQFCTFVVPYALIQYYPLCYILEQDSRRFYMFLPLLGGVFLLPCFVLWKIGVRHYKSVGS; from the coding sequence ATGGGATATTTGCGGTTATATAAAAAGTATCTGCAGATCCAGATACAGAGCATGATGCAGTACAAAGCCTCCTTTTGCCTTACGGCTGTGGGGCAGTTTCTGGTGTCCTTCAATGTGTTTCTGGGTGTGTATTTTATGTTTCAGAGATTCCATGAGGTGGAGGGATTTACATACAGCCAGGTGCTTCTGTGTTTTGCGGTCACACTGATGGAGTTTTCTCTGGCGGAAGCTTTTGCCAGAGGGTTTGATACCTTTTCCTCCACGATCAGCAACGGGGAGTTTGACAGGATCATGGTGCGGCCGAGAAATGAGATCTTCCAGGTGCTGGCAGGCAGGATCGAGCTTACCAGGATCGGAAGAATGCTGCAGGCAGTGGTGATGTTTGCATACGGGATCGCCAAAAGCCATGTGGAGTGGACATGGGATAAAGTGCTGACTGTGGTGTTCATGCTGCTTGGAGGGACTGGGGTTTTTACCGGGATTTTTCTGATTTACGCGGCAGTCTGTTTCTTTACCATCGAAGGGCTGGAATTTATGAATGTGCTTACAGACGGGGCACGGGAATATGGAAAATATCCGGTTGCCATTTATGGAAAGAGAGTTTTACAGTTCTGTACTTTTGTTGTGCCCTATGCGCTGATCCAGTATTATCCGCTTTGTTATATATTGGAGCAGGACAGCAGAAGATTTTATATGTTCCTGCCGCTTTTGGGAGGTGTTTTTCTGCTGCCTTGTTTTGTTCTGTGGAAGATAGGGGTGAGGCATTATAAGTCGGTAGGGAGCTGA
- a CDS encoding ABC transporter permease, producing the protein MKKYLSFFRLRFSMGLQYRAAAAAGVVTQFAWGGMEVLVFRAFYRADPGAFPMTLQATCSYIWLQQAFLALFMAWLMENEIFDCIRNGNVSYEMCRPLDIYNMWFTRSVANRVSKAVLRCMPILFVAAVVPAPYGITLPVSPEAAVLFAAGMVLGVLVVTAFCMLVYVITFFTISPDGVRMVAVSAVELLAGSIIPIPFFPDSVRKILELLPFAAMQNVPLRIYSGDLAGEAAVTALLLQVFWLVVLVLMGKLLMRRAEKKISVQGG; encoded by the coding sequence ATGAAAAAGTATCTGTCTTTTTTCCGGCTCCGTTTCTCCATGGGGCTTCAGTACCGTGCCGCAGCGGCAGCCGGGGTCGTGACTCAGTTTGCTTGGGGAGGCATGGAAGTGCTGGTATTCCGTGCATTTTACCGGGCAGACCCAGGGGCTTTTCCCATGACGCTGCAGGCGACCTGTTCCTACATATGGCTTCAGCAGGCATTTCTGGCCCTGTTCATGGCCTGGCTTATGGAAAATGAAATCTTTGACTGTATCAGAAACGGCAATGTCTCCTATGAGATGTGCCGCCCTCTGGATATTTATAACATGTGGTTTACAAGAAGTGTGGCCAACCGTGTTTCAAAGGCAGTTCTGCGGTGTATGCCTATTTTGTTTGTAGCTGCAGTGGTTCCCGCCCCTTATGGCATAACACTGCCTGTTTCCCCGGAGGCAGCCGTTTTGTTTGCGGCGGGTATGGTGTTGGGAGTGCTGGTAGTGACAGCGTTCTGTATGCTTGTGTATGTGATCACCTTTTTCACCATTTCACCGGATGGGGTGCGGATGGTGGCAGTCTCGGCAGTGGAACTGCTGGCCGGAAGTATCATACCCATTCCCTTCTTCCCGGATTCTGTGAGAAAGATTCTGGAACTGCTGCCCTTTGCAGCCATGCAGAATGTGCCTCTTCGTATTTACAGCGGGGATCTGGCAGGAGAGGCGGCAGTAACTGCGCTTTTGCTGCAGGTATTCTGGCTGGTAGTTCTGGTTCTTATGGGAAAGCTTCTGATGCGCAGGGCAGAGAAGAAGATTTCCGTGCAGGGAGGGTGA
- a CDS encoding DUF1349 domain-containing protein → MNLKEFKWTRKPKSYKICDDKIEIVTKPHTDLWQRTYYHFQNDNAPVLQLETDEKYFSFVVKADFAESHHRFDQCGVVMYLDSENWLKGSIEYENEAYQHLGSVVTNHGYSDWATTAIDASVKSMWYRLSRREDDYCIECSFDGITFSQMRVCHMFKGGEKVAFGIYACSPEDSSFKAVFTHMQIMECQWKAHDGQQPDMD, encoded by the coding sequence ATGAATTTAAAAGAGTTTAAATGGACGCGTAAGCCAAAGAGCTATAAAATATGTGATGATAAAATTGAAATTGTAACAAAACCCCATACGGATTTGTGGCAGAGAACTTATTATCATTTTCAAAATGATAATGCCCCGGTTTTACAGCTTGAAACGGATGAAAAATATTTTAGTTTTGTTGTAAAAGCAGATTTTGCAGAAAGTCATCATAGATTTGATCAATGCGGTGTCGTTATGTATCTGGACAGCGAAAACTGGTTAAAAGGCTCTATAGAGTATGAAAATGAAGCATACCAGCATCTGGGAAGTGTTGTAACCAATCATGGATATTCGGATTGGGCTACTACCGCTATAGATGCTTCTGTTAAATCCATGTGGTATCGTTTAAGCAGAAGAGAAGATGATTATTGTATAGAGTGTTCTTTTGACGGGATTACTTTTAGCCAGATGAGAGTGTGCCATATGTTTAAGGGCGGGGAAAAAGTTGCCTTTGGCATTTATGCCTGTTCCCCGGAAGACTCTTCCTTTAAAGCAGTTTTCACTCATATGCAAATCATGGAATGCCAGTGGAAAGCACATGATGGACAGCAGCCGGATATGGATTAA
- a CDS encoding ABC transporter ATP-binding protein, translating to MIEVQHLCKTFRVAKRGAGFGQAVKTLFHREYEEVKALDDVSFSIREGEMVGYIGPNGAGKSSTIKILSGILTPDSGVCRISGKVPWKDRTAHVKDIGVVFGQRTQLWWDVPVMDSYELLKDIYSISNDTYQSNLEELTSLLNLSELLKTPARQLSLGQRMRCEIAASLLHSPKILFLDEPTIGLDAVSKLAVRDFIVKCNEKYHTTVILTTHDMQDIEALTNRIILIGKGKILLDGTLFDIPGVGKGLDQAVADLYRRFRI from the coding sequence ATGATCGAAGTGCAGCATCTGTGCAAAACCTTCCGCGTGGCAAAGCGCGGTGCAGGATTTGGACAGGCAGTAAAGACTCTGTTCCATCGGGAATATGAGGAAGTGAAGGCGCTGGATGACGTCTCCTTTTCCATCAGGGAGGGAGAAATGGTTGGGTATATTGGCCCAAACGGCGCGGGAAAGTCATCTACCATTAAAATCCTCAGCGGAATCCTTACTCCGGACAGCGGCGTGTGCCGGATCAGCGGAAAGGTTCCCTGGAAGGACCGTACGGCTCACGTAAAGGATATCGGTGTTGTCTTTGGACAGCGGACGCAGCTTTGGTGGGATGTGCCGGTCATGGATTCTTATGAGCTTCTGAAGGACATTTACAGCATATCTAATGACACATATCAGTCCAATCTGGAGGAGCTTACTTCCCTGCTGAATTTATCAGAACTGCTGAAAACACCGGCCAGACAGTTGTCCCTGGGCCAAAGAATGCGCTGTGAGATCGCGGCATCTCTGCTTCACAGCCCCAAGATTTTGTTTCTTGACGAACCCACCATTGGACTGGATGCAGTGTCAAAGCTGGCGGTGCGGGATTTTATTGTGAAATGCAATGAGAAATATCATACCACCGTCATCCTGACCACCCACGATATGCAGGACATTGAAGCGCTGACAAACAGAATTATTCTCATTGGCAAAGGGAAGATCCTGCTGGACGGTACCCTTTTTGATATACCGGGAGTGGGAAAGGGGTTGGACCAGGCAGTGGCGGATTTATACCGTCGTTTCCGTATATAA
- a CDS encoding phosphotransferase family protein: MNTESSLFREITPEDMKRITSRHLNTRDIREARLMEGGLFNTTYQLVCGPDNKKVILRLGPVNRHLLLGFEEHLMEAEAHVYELFESHDIPCPRILVTDTTHSLLGRDFMLTEYLDSTVLLKAGLPEEEKKSLHKEAGRLAAVMHSITSRQFGCIYDCMHDRGFTSWYAFLHHYVSDILERSVNHNAFTRQEADAILSLFSENKPLFDKITLPCLVHTDLWEGNLLLKMNKDSWSLAAIIDGDRAIWGDPDFEMASGWMITDSFLEGYQIDKAAYLSPERTERRKYYNLVYDLIDTYVGKAEYNQAEQYKNGYNRVLHYLF, encoded by the coding sequence ATGAATACAGAAAGCAGCCTTTTCCGGGAGATCACCCCGGAAGATATGAAAAGAATCACCTCCCGCCACCTTAACACACGGGACATCAGGGAAGCCCGGCTCATGGAAGGCGGACTTTTTAATACCACATACCAATTAGTCTGCGGCCCCGACAATAAAAAGGTCATTCTCCGCCTTGGTCCGGTAAACCGTCACCTGCTTCTTGGTTTTGAGGAGCATCTGATGGAAGCGGAAGCCCATGTATACGAGCTATTTGAAAGCCATGACATTCCCTGTCCCCGCATCCTGGTCACAGACACAACCCACAGTCTGCTGGGCAGGGATTTTATGCTGACGGAATATTTGGACAGCACAGTCCTGTTAAAAGCAGGTCTTCCCGAAGAGGAAAAGAAAAGTCTTCATAAGGAGGCAGGCCGGTTAGCGGCAGTCATGCACAGCATCACTTCCCGGCAGTTCGGATGTATCTATGACTGTATGCATGACCGTGGTTTTACGTCCTGGTATGCTTTTCTGCACCACTATGTCTCTGACATTCTGGAACGCTCTGTAAATCACAATGCCTTTACCCGGCAGGAAGCGGATGCAATCCTCTCCCTGTTCTCCGAAAATAAGCCGCTGTTTGATAAGATCACCCTTCCATGCCTGGTTCACACAGACCTCTGGGAAGGTAACCTGCTGTTGAAAATGAACAAGGATTCCTGGAGCCTAGCTGCAATTATAGACGGAGACCGGGCAATATGGGGTGACCCTGACTTTGAAATGGCCTCAGGATGGATGATCACTGATAGTTTTCTGGAGGGCTATCAGATAGACAAAGCTGCTTATCTTTCTCCCGAGAGAACAGAACGCAGAAAATACTACAACCTTGTTTACGACCTGATCGACACTTATGTGGGAAAAGCCGAGTACAATCAGGCGGAGCAGTATAAAAACGGCTACAACAGAGTATTGCATTATCTATTCTGA